In Thermococcus sp. EP1, one genomic interval encodes:
- a CDS encoding energy-coupling factor ABC transporter permease gives MHIPDGLLSFPVIVITYAITIACVGYSLRKLKDYPEDKIPLLGLFAAGVFAAQMVNFPIIGGVSGHLLGAVLVAVLLGPYAAVVVMTAVLLIQTLLFGDGGITAIGANILNMGILGAFVGYWVYSKLKNTNKTIAIALASWLAVVLGALLTSIEIGISHSLPFGKLLTLMIGYHAIIGIGEALITLSVVQALKAKLPEIGGVPA, from the coding sequence GTGCACATACCAGATGGATTGCTAAGCTTTCCTGTGATAGTAATTACATATGCCATAACCATAGCCTGTGTGGGCTACTCATTGAGAAAACTGAAGGACTATCCCGAAGATAAAATTCCACTCTTAGGTTTATTCGCAGCTGGAGTATTTGCTGCACAAATGGTAAACTTTCCCATAATAGGTGGAGTAAGTGGACATTTACTTGGAGCAGTGCTAGTAGCAGTGCTCTTAGGACCTTATGCAGCAGTTGTTGTAATGACAGCTGTGTTGTTAATTCAAACTTTGCTTTTCGGAGATGGAGGGATAACTGCAATTGGAGCTAACATACTAAATATGGGAATATTAGGAGCATTTGTAGGTTATTGGGTTTATTCAAAACTTAAAAATACAAACAAAACCATTGCAATAGCCTTAGCCTCCTGGTTAGCAGTTGTTTTAGGAGCATTATTAACTTCAATTGAAATAGGAATAAGCCACAGCTTACCATTTGGAAAACTCTTAACTCTAATGATAGGATATCATGCAATAATCGGAATTGGAGAAGCACTTATCACACTCTCCGTGGTTCAAGCCTTAAAAGCCAAGCTTCCAGAAATAGGGGGTGTTCCAGCATGA
- a CDS encoding S8 family peptidase, producing the protein MKFYKIFVLFLVFVMFGATVGVVWGAPVEKVRVIVTVDREFNESFIFALGGNVVAKGRIFPIVVVDLPSRAVERLKNVKGVIRVEYDAEVHILKGKPPGVGKPKPPQPPQEIPWGISRVKALDAWSISDGSSGGVIEVAILDTGIDYDHPDLAANLAWGVSVLRGKVSTKPKDYRDQNGHGTHVAGTVAALNNEIGVVGVAPSVEIYAIRVLGPSGSGSYSDIILGIEQALLGPDGILDSDGDGIIVGDPDDDAAEVISMSLGGSSDVESFHDAINWAYSWGVIIVAASGNDGASSPSYPAAYPEVIAVGATDINDQVPWWSNRGVEVSAPGVDILSTYPDDSYATLSGTSMATPHVSGVVALVQAAHYNKYGTVLSVEAVREILHTTAEDHGLLGWDPYYGYGIVRADLAVQAAIN; encoded by the coding sequence ATGAAATTTTATAAGATTTTTGTTCTATTTTTGGTTTTTGTAATGTTTGGGGCTACGGTAGGTGTAGTATGGGGAGCTCCCGTTGAAAAGGTTCGTGTGATAGTAACAGTAGACAGAGAATTCAATGAGAGTTTTATATTTGCGTTGGGTGGAAATGTTGTTGCAAAAGGAAGAATTTTTCCAATTGTTGTGGTCGACCTTCCTTCTCGGGCAGTGGAAAGACTGAAGAATGTTAAAGGTGTGATTAGGGTAGAGTATGATGCGGAAGTTCATATATTAAAGGGTAAACCTCCAGGAGTTGGTAAACCAAAGCCTCCCCAACCTCCTCAGGAAATTCCATGGGGTATTTCTCGTGTTAAAGCTCTAGACGCGTGGAGTATAAGTGATGGCTCAAGTGGAGGAGTGATCGAAGTAGCAATACTTGATACAGGCATAGACTATGACCATCCAGATTTAGCTGCCAATTTAGCATGGGGAGTTAGCGTACTTAGGGGAAAAGTATCAACAAAACCCAAGGATTACAGGGATCAGAATGGGCATGGTACACATGTAGCTGGCACAGTGGCAGCTTTAAACAATGAGATAGGTGTTGTTGGTGTCGCTCCAAGTGTAGAGATATACGCTATCAGAGTTCTTGGTCCAAGTGGGAGTGGTTCATACAGTGATATAATTCTTGGGATTGAACAGGCCTTATTAGGGCCCGATGGTATACTTGATAGTGACGGAGATGGAATAATAGTTGGAGACCCAGATGATGATGCGGCTGAAGTAATAAGCATGAGTCTTGGGGGGTCAAGTGATGTCGAATCCTTCCATGATGCAATAAATTGGGCATACAGTTGGGGAGTGATTATAGTTGCAGCAAGTGGTAACGATGGTGCCTCAAGTCCAAGCTATCCAGCGGCATATCCTGAAGTTATAGCTGTTGGTGCGACTGACATTAATGATCAGGTGCCCTGGTGGAGTAATAGAGGAGTAGAGGTCAGTGCTCCTGGTGTGGATATATTAAGTACATATCCAGACGATAGTTACGCAACACTTAGTGGAACTTCAATGGCGACACCCCATGTGAGTGGAGTAGTCGCACTTGTTCAAGCAGCTCACTATAACAAGTATGGAACAGTTCTTTCGGTTGAAGCAGTTAGAGAAATTCTCCACACAACTGCAGAAGATCATGGATTGCTTGGTTGGGATCCTTACTATGGATATGGGATAGTGAGGGCGGATTTGGCTGTGCAAGCTGCCATCAATTGA
- a CDS encoding PDGLE domain-containing protein, with the protein MRLVIKGLIIVLILLAVVLPLASDNPDGLEATMEKLGLEESSIYNAPLDYGETWGQGLIMGTFGIILVFGAAYGIAKVVKGV; encoded by the coding sequence ATGAGGCTCGTAATAAAAGGCCTAATAATCGTGTTAATACTCTTGGCAGTTGTCCTTCCACTTGCTTCTGATAATCCCGATGGTCTTGAAGCCACTATGGAAAAATTGGGCCTAGAAGAATCATCTATTTACAATGCTCCTTTAGACTATGGTGAGACTTGGGGGCAGGGACTAATAATGGGTACCTTTGGAATAATACTCGTGTTTGGAGCAGCCTATGGAATTGCAAAAGTAGTAAAAGGTGTTTAA